In one Gammaproteobacteria bacterium genomic region, the following are encoded:
- a CDS encoding sulfotransferase, translating into MDAISRLRLSSFDPDGLIQKARHSTGLKDFGDDALRESITRLFDSYRFESRLTLNGRIAMLRDASRLLETRLRLNAFWREHPSISEQPIRRPIFITGIPRSGTTLLHGLLAQDTANRAPLTWEVMFPLPAPPTARDREAGIRRTARMLKWMDRLAPRFRAVHPLGATLPQECIAITSYTFQSSQFHTTCSTPLYEAWLSRRECCPEYVFHRRFLQHLQWCRPDERWVLKAPSHLYTLDALLATYPDAAIVQTHRDPVAAIGSVASLTEVLYGAFSHRVDRAAIGREVLERWSDTLERADHVRATASGVESRFLDVRYHDLVADPFRAVRTLYDGLGMELTADTERRMRRFLDENPKDRYGKHRYSLTRFGLDAADVGKRFSEYRDRYEVPQEVS; encoded by the coding sequence ATGGACGCGATCTCCCGGTTGCGCCTGTCGTCCTTCGATCCGGACGGACTGATTCAGAAGGCGAGACACAGTACGGGACTGAAGGATTTTGGTGACGATGCGCTGCGCGAGTCGATCACGCGCCTGTTCGATTCCTACCGGTTCGAATCGCGTCTTACCCTGAACGGGCGTATCGCCATGCTCCGCGATGCCTCGCGCCTGCTCGAGACGCGGCTGAGGCTGAACGCCTTCTGGCGCGAGCATCCATCGATCAGCGAGCAGCCGATACGCCGGCCGATCTTCATCACCGGCATCCCCAGGAGTGGCACGACGCTGTTGCACGGGCTGCTGGCTCAGGATACCGCCAACCGTGCGCCGCTGACCTGGGAGGTCATGTTCCCGCTGCCCGCACCCCCTACGGCGAGGGACAGGGAAGCCGGGATCCGCAGGACCGCCAGGATGCTGAAATGGATGGACCGGCTGGCCCCGCGATTTCGCGCGGTGCATCCCCTGGGCGCGACCCTGCCACAGGAATGCATCGCCATCACCAGTTACACCTTTCAGTCGTCCCAGTTTCACACCACCTGCAGCACGCCCTTGTATGAGGCTTGGCTCTCGCGGCGCGAGTGCTGTCCCGAATACGTATTTCACCGGCGGTTTCTCCAGCACCTGCAGTGGTGCCGTCCCGACGAACGCTGGGTGTTGAAGGCGCCTTCTCACCTGTACACCCTTGACGCACTCCTGGCGACGTATCCGGATGCCGCGATCGTGCAGACCCACAGGGACCCGGTGGCCGCGATTGGTTCGGTGGCGAGTCTCACCGAGGTGCTGTACGGGGCCTTCAGCCATCGCGTCGATCGGGCCGCCATCGGCCGCGAGGTACTGGAACGCTGGTCCGACACACTGGAACGGGCGGACCATGTGAGAGCGACGGCATCCGGGGTTGAGAGCCGGTTCCTGGACGTCCGGTACCATGACCTGGTGGCGGATCCGTTTCGGGCAGTACGAACCTTGTACGATGGGCTCGGAATGGAACTGACGGCTGACACGGAGCGGCGAATGCGGCGTTTTCTCGACGAAAATCCGAAAGACCGGTACGGCAAGCACCGTTACTCGCTGACCCGGTTCGGGTTGGACGCCGCCGATGTCGGCAAGCGGTTCTCCGAGTACCGTGATAGGTACGAGGTCCCGCAAGAGGTTTCCTGA